The Isachenkonia alkalipeptolytica genome includes a region encoding these proteins:
- a CDS encoding peroxiredoxin: MPERMIGKNAPDFTMKTVDGSGENFSEVSLEDYKGKWLVLFFYPLDFTFVCPTEIKGFNKHIEDFKKEGAEILGASTDSEHSHKAWINQAEEHGGLGALNFPLASDMTQKVARDYGILVEEDGIALRGLFIIDPEGILRYSVVHDLNVGRSVEETLRVLKALKSGGLCPIDWDEGDEHL; this comes from the coding sequence ATGCCAGAAAGAATGATTGGAAAAAATGCACCGGACTTTACAATGAAAACCGTGGACGGAAGCGGGGAAAATTTTAGTGAGGTATCCCTAGAGGATTATAAAGGAAAATGGTTGGTACTGTTTTTTTATCCCCTGGATTTCACCTTTGTATGCCCAACGGAAATTAAAGGCTTTAACAAACATATAGAAGACTTTAAAAAGGAAGGGGCAGAGATTTTAGGTGCCAGCACCGACAGTGAACACTCTCACAAAGCTTGGATCAATCAAGCGGAAGAGCATGGTGGCTTGGGAGCCTTGAACTTTCCTCTGGCTTCGGATATGACCCAAAAAGTAGCCCGGGATTACGGGATATTGGTAGAGGAAGATGGAATTGCTTTAAGAGGATTATTCATCATAGATCCGGAAGGAATTCTACGCTACTCCGTAGTACATGACTTGAATGTAGGGCGCAGCGTGGAAGAAACCCTCCGGGTACTAAAAGCGCTGAAATCCGGTGGTCTATGCCCCATTGATTGGGACGAGGGAGATGAGCATCTGTAA
- the grxC gene encoding glutaredoxin 3, with the protein MKPVKVYSKSYCPFCHKAIQLLEEKNINVEIIDITGDEDRMMTLSSETNCDTVPQIFIGDDFIGGCDELMALEETGELEKLLEG; encoded by the coding sequence ATGAAGCCTGTAAAAGTTTATTCCAAAAGCTATTGCCCTTTTTGTCATAAGGCAATACAGTTATTAGAAGAAAAAAACATCAACGTTGAAATCATTGATATTACCGGAGATGAAGATCGCATGATGACCCTGTCCAGCGAAACGAACTGCGACACGGTCCCCCAGATTTTCATCGGGGATGATTTTATCGGCGGCTGTGATGAATTGATGGCTCTAGAGGAAACAGGAGAGCTGGAGAAGTTGCTGGAAGGCTGA
- a CDS encoding nitroreductase family protein has product MSEKNLKECLDTIKDIRSVRNYVDQPIEKEVLKNIVDCARMAPTARNIQPWEFVVVTDKDKLKNISEIIPQGEFIKSAAAGILVFCHKNTEYFLEDGSAATQNILVSARFHGLKSCWIAGYQGPYYENDDIPMCEGVPCTPIPDLYQMQSNLKKEFEVPEGFELISVVSLGYSNDNPPADKRALADVIHWNTFNKK; this is encoded by the coding sequence ATGAGTGAAAAAAATTTAAAAGAATGTTTGGACACCATTAAAGATATTCGAAGCGTACGAAATTATGTGGATCAACCGATAGAAAAGGAAGTATTAAAAAACATTGTGGACTGCGCCCGAATGGCACCTACCGCAAGAAATATCCAGCCCTGGGAGTTTGTTGTGGTAACCGATAAGGATAAGTTAAAGAATATATCCGAAATCATTCCCCAGGGAGAATTCATTAAAAGTGCCGCTGCGGGCATTCTGGTATTCTGTCATAAAAATACGGAGTATTTCCTGGAGGACGGCTCTGCGGCTACTCAAAACATTCTGGTATCCGCCCGTTTCCACGGGTTAAAGTCTTGTTGGATCGCCGGCTATCAAGGTCCCTATTACGAAAATGATGATATACCCATGTGTGAAGGAGTCCCCTGTACCCCTATACCGGATCTCTATCAGATGCAGAGCAATCTAAAAAAAGAGTTCGAAGTTCCCGAGGGTTTCGAGCTGATTTCCGTGGTCTCCTTAGGTTACAGCAATGACAATCCCCCTGCCGATAAGCGGGCCTTAGCGGATGTCATTCACTGGAATACCTTTAACAAAAAATAA
- a CDS encoding flavodoxin family protein, with the protein MKVLAILGSPIRRRNNEFLLNKVIQGLEDHIPKDETVEVDFVSVQSLKVSPCIACDRCTRIKGCVFQDDMSYLYKAFNDSDVILFSSPLYFNSVSAQAKAIIDRCQAIFSSKYVLKDPMIDRNRKRLGLFISTAGVDMNDDTELFKGTLPVMDLFFRSINTEYVGNLFIGNVDRVKTSDNPEASHAAREWGRRLVNSYSNPASSQN; encoded by the coding sequence ATGAAAGTATTAGCTATTCTCGGCAGCCCTATCCGCCGGCGGAATAACGAATTTCTTTTAAACAAAGTTATCCAAGGGTTAGAGGATCATATCCCAAAGGATGAAACCGTGGAAGTGGACTTTGTTTCCGTCCAAAGCCTGAAGGTCAGTCCCTGTATCGCCTGCGACCGCTGCACCAGAATTAAAGGATGTGTCTTCCAGGACGATATGTCCTATTTATACAAAGCCTTCAACGATTCCGATGTCATTCTTTTTTCTTCCCCCCTTTATTTTAACTCCGTCAGCGCCCAAGCAAAAGCAATTATTGATCGTTGCCAGGCCATCTTCTCCAGTAAATATGTACTGAAGGACCCTATGATTGATCGAAACCGGAAACGACTGGGTCTTTTCATTTCAACCGCTGGGGTGGATATGAACGATGATACCGAGCTTTTCAAAGGGACCCTCCCGGTTATGGATCTCTTTTTTCGCTCCATTAACACGGAGTATGTGGGCAATCTGTTCATCGGTAACGTCGACCGTGTTAAAACCTCGGATAATCCCGAAGCATCCCATGCTGCCCGGGAATGGGGCCGTCGTTTGGTAAACAGCTACAGCAACCCTGCAAGTTCTCAAAATTAG